One window from the genome of Leishmania panamensis strain MHOM/PA/94/PSC-1 chromosome 13 sequence encodes:
- a CDS encoding hypothetical protein (TriTrypDB/GeneDB-style sysID: LpmP.13.1190) codes for MKLPASLPLAVLLVLLTLSGLAEVAQAQGLLGLLALQMKGYTSYSSASLLSSGIAVTYSSTETTCFDAGGVPASDANTRLSNTVAYWMSINGGGSTSTIYTGSSAAPSLPNTACAERVEGATTPNSANCYYRWRYGFYDMYSYKDEPGTAYWANLYQQSSGGSQVLNQFEQFIWEPKVDASGKRYPRGYFGGVASFDPVMRGLYRMDAPLVPKNNDPNPTSSFMIVCEHQLYPERPPFTTRMPQPVFVNGFKTLMWSQSHWWVIFLIVAIIILAFLFFIVIYCCFTSMKPKEEPPLFVMVIRERVGKGYVVTDRASQATNQQYAVPGGMPLPPQMLSPAQEEQRRQMRYGRGFNPLQPHGSEDMAVGAAGIYQNGGRTQYAHGNVPTNSDGNLIGCNAVDISEEALSYQGSSQNVQEADGAGNASQEPSLVTSKRRSMRRSRNRNISQAFDDVEVPQAGEIDEANVNL; via the coding sequence ATGAAGttgcctgcctctcttcctttggcagtgctgcttgtGCTGCTCACCTTGAGCGGTCTCGCAGAGGTGGCCCAGGCGCAGGGTCTACTCGGTCTACTGGCACTGCAGATGAAAGGGTACACGTCGTATAGCTCCGCTTCTCTGTTGAGCTCTGGCATAGCTGTCACGTACTCCAGCACTGAGACGACGTGCTTTGACGCTGGCGGCGTCCCAGCCAGCGACGCAAACACTCGGTTGAGCAACACCGTCGCGTACTGGATGAGTATCAACGGCGGTGGAAGCACGAGCACTATCTACACTGGCTCCAGTGCGGCGCCGTCCCTGCCCAACACGGCCTGTGCAGAGCGTGTCGAGGGCGCCACGACACCGAACAGCGCCAACTGCTACTACCGCTGGCGCTACGGGTTCTACGACATGTACTCGTACAAAGACGAGCCTGGCACGGCATACTGGGCTAACCTCTACCAGCAGAGCTCGGGAGGCAGCCAAGTTCTGAATCAGTTTGAACAATTCATCTGGGAGCCTAAGGTCGACGCCTCTGGTAAACGATACCCACGTGGGTACTTTGGCGGCGTCGCCAGTTTCGACCCCGTCATGAGGGGTCTCTACCGCATGGACGCGCCACTAGTGCCGAAGAATAACGACCCGAACCCAACGAGCAGCTTTATGATTGTGTGCGAGCACCAGCTCTATCCGGAGAGGCCCCCTTTTACCACGCGCATGCCGCAGCCAGTGTTTGTGAATGGCTTCAAAACCCTCATGTGGTCTCAGTCGCACTGGTGGGTCATCTTCCTGATAGTAGCCATTATCATCCTggccttcctcttcttcatcgtCATCTACTGCTGCTTCACTTCAATGAAGCCAAAGGAGGAGCCGCCGCTGTTCGTAATGGTCATCCGCGAGCGCGTTGGCAAGGGGTACGTCGTCACTGATAGAGCATCCCAGGCGACAAACCAGCAGTACGCCGTGCCAGGTGggatgccgctgccaccgcagaTGCTGTCACcagcgcaggaggagcagcgccgccagaTGCGCTATGGACGCGGTTTTAATCCTCTGCAGCCGCACGGTTCGGAGGACATGGCCGTGGGTGCGGCCGGTATCTACCAGAACGGCGGGCGCACTCAGTATGCCCACGGCAATGTACCCACGAACTCGGATGGCAACCTCATCGGCTGCAACGCCGTGGATATCAGCGAGGAGGCCTTATCTTACCAAGGATCGTCACAGAATGTACAAGAGGCGGATGGCGCTGGAAATGCTTCCCAGGAGCCCAGCCTCGTCACCTCGAAGCGTCGCAGCATGCGTCGCAGTCGTAACCGCAACATTTCACAGGCCTTCGACGATGTCGAGGTACCACAGGCTGGCGAGATCGATGAGGCGAACGTGAACCTGtaa
- a CDS encoding hypothetical protein (TriTrypDB/GeneDB-style sysID: LpmP.13.1200) translates to MQAAVTACSVGDGGGQTQQAASLFLHDVKHLLRWHAVAVGVALAATPIVYQAARIVAHRYRAELVNLAKDSIQCEALFNGTEANGALIDSAEEGGILISYKSNLTDAREARGGVGGNAPVLWSGSPRSPSQQSASMFALRVGRRHSWVVSPFAYQVLAAQRAPHVQFVRTCSWTAVCQYGVVMLRAATTSCFVSVASITVLYATCRTLDCVLPFGPLPTADNTKDVTPTSLLSALATAPLFTTSAPPFPAVNSTYGLYSFSVSAAGVWSRLFPRLGALQTLWQRLAGFTQPLHFEWRDGPASPHALADSVWASLSPRGYFIVSLLPRLPSHISMGLWWLARRTSIAAMHRWYAASSSASPTAKTTALTAAAATPPLSTSANTGAADSVDPCTPELSNRRRCRQPRRLIPSPVAKMAALLMGDVAYAGILFLVTSYADSNTRGGDNPCWPLVLNDANTRYNLYCWAEAICSTLRLVGL, encoded by the coding sequence ATGCAAGCCGCTGTCACTGCCTGCAGCGTGGGCGACGGTGGAGGCCAgacgcagcaggcggcgagTCTGTTTCTGCACGATGTGAAACATCTTCTTCGCTGGCATGCGGTGGCTGTGGGTGTGGCACTGGCCGCCACGCCGATTGTTTACCAGGCGGCCCGTATCGTGGCGCACCGGTACCGAGCGGAGCTGGTGAACCTAGCGAAGGACTCGATACAGTGTGAGGCGCTTTTTAACGGAACGGAGGCGAATGGCGCGCTGATCGActcggcggaggagggcggcaTACTCATCTCCTACAAGAGTAATTTGACGGACGCGAGGGAAGCAAGGGGTGGCGTTGGTGGTAACGCACCAGTGTTATGGTCAGGCTCGCCACGATCGCCGTCACAACAGTCGGCCTCGATGTTTGCTCTCCGTGTTGGTCGTCGCCACTCGTGGGTGGTTTCGCCGTTCGCCTACCAGGTgttggcggcgcagcgcgcgcctCACGTGCAATTTGTGCGGACCTGCAGCTGGACTGCTGTGTGTCAGTACGGCGTGGTCATGTTGCGAGCCGCGACCACGAGTTGCTTCGTGTCTGTCGCGTCCATTACCGTTCTCTATGCCACCTGCCGGACACTTGACTGTGTCCTTCCTTTCGGTCCGCTGCCCACGGCGGATAACACGAAGGATGTGACTCCGACATCGCTCCTCAGCGCGCTTGCTACGGCACCGCTTTTCACCACCTCTGCGCCCCCATTTCCAGCCGTCAACTCCACTTACGGCCTTTACAGCTTCAGTGTCTCGGCGGCTGGTGTGTGGTCGCGGCTGTTTCCTCGTCTGGGGGCCCTGCAGACGCTCTGGCAGCGCCTTGCAGGATTTACACAGCCGCTGCATTTTGAGTGGCGCGATGGACCCGCGTCACCGCACGCGCTGGCGGACAGCGTCTGGGCTTCACTCTCGCCTCGTGGTTACTTCATCGTGTCGCTGCTCCCGCGCTTGCCGTCGCACATCTCCATGGGGCTGTGGTGGCTAGCGCGGCGCACCTCTAttgcagcgatgcatcggTGGTACGCCGCGTCATCGTCTGCGAGCCCAACGGCGAAGACAACAGCACTaacggcagccgctgctacTCCGCCACTTTCTACAAGTGCCAACACAGGTGCCGCAGATTCTGTCGATCCCTGCACACCTGAGCTGTCGAACCGGCGTCGATGTCGTCAGCCGAGGAGGCTAATCCCCTCACCCGTTGCGAAaatggcggcgctgctgatgggtGACGTGGCGTATGCTGGTATCCTGTTCCTGGTCACCTCGTATGCAGACAGCAACACTCGAGGCGGTGACAATCCCTGCTGGCCGCTCGTGCTCAACGACGCCAACACGCGGTACAACTTGTACTGTTGGGCTGAGGCCATCTGCAGCACGTTGCGCTTGGTAGGCCTCTAG
- a CDS encoding hypothetical protein (TriTrypDB/GeneDB-style sysID: LpmP.13.1210) produces the protein MNRWALFSSDNDDDVADVVSVAGAGAGDRGMSGALGPLLALDTVSTGRASQRYSSSVDRDRMNTAAVQLPESSKVTATRRNLSQLFGAGPTPLTTPTEASFPSQPSAMENTAARNLTNGAAVVTGSGATEIPAFFAPRFDYEGSSSTGAASGVAAAVVAATGEAAAGLITAEHAVVQAYRDSLYSGTCILALCVPSAPTSVVTTSAASPPSVALRRHLLREKQGAGAASNVAACGPTLLLVSSNRQVLCRVALDATDGVFASDSLQLRQDAAQPQYLTFFDAGCTGARRKSSSQRSAGGGGSSRCWWTCMFPDRDKASRFLVSIYTVAQYAAVLANREGTTSAPVSSVRTLPAPPLSKTNKAEAAAMGGAPDVVRPDVPATICWQTWALCRVSQQSLYCLPGSCIESVLPSTPRAVAATDGTLWDAAAAALVGMQAGESRLVFLTPEETRMRQPTSRADSHRSDRPGRGALQRPLDTPAVMYMTCLEVTSSPIGAPRPSTPAAASDLAPLLPHPTPPAPATATAGEQPPLAAAPSQVPGTANAQSTDVLLQQLLLHLLQQQPHEPLPNAHTSHQGPSHGWGDMERALTRVQVQLGSLYEKIDRLDIEAKLQHNNTELERVMRRVVGLAPQEEVAVEDSLKDREKLLASIELYRHKYEEANASYQRALEAMGRSSDRAQALEKDLHLQQDLWAQQRKEEAEQMRLRLVERDVRHREELERVSMERYAAGRSDGHAAGYREGRQATLLEVEDSGANGGGGSVVAQWRAKLMAQSQEVIALQTALQDAKLRHERDRRQLRAEIDVLSELNEKLQHLQVNADVRVPEETAQQQCKRVKRTLNAVYSQVEGQLLQLSSLQRRARAGDPQSSRTVDEGAYVEGAREAWSTDGSGSGDLVAMDDVLAIIMEAIRSEAQTVVAQIRSDEAQRTTKNAELRALTVARRSGQQPSPASSHGYPPSASSALLVRYGVEEEVRGPWVEHSTAEKHASTTPPPSPLPPVHTTASQDALAAVAAALLPKVAQAASMKASAAEAAEVTYRGDGRVCEDTAVNQAAVSPVTVEEPLCSETGATGGGGENGDADPVARQSCNAPTHTDLDATAASSAVSSSAYERRVEFADVGDGEALRSNVADNTDGHHAFSSSVLAAADDAAAAWAPGGLCSSPGIAEKAQPVPTSHPTVATTATTSSAPTWVGVDSPCMMHRAHDTLEEVRAVDIASAHTSRHSGTSLSSSSSSSTSAKSSRMATRLSGDARASPPPPPFVPPPGNEDDDGGHHGGEAIGDSPSGSMTAPGCTHEPWTGSP, from the coding sequence atGAACCGGTGGGCTCTTTTCTCGTCCGACAATGACGACGATGTGGCTGATGTCGTCAGCGTCGCGGGCGCAGGTGCAGGTGATCGAGGCATGTCTGGCGCATTGGGCCCACTACTGGCGTTGGATACGGTTTCTACAGGTAGGGCGTCTCAGCGCTACTCCTCGAGCGTTGACAGGGACAGAATGAACacagccgcagtgcagctTCCTGAGTCCAGCAAGGTGACAGCCACTCGTCGAAACCTGTCGCAGCTCTTCGGCGCGGGCCCTACGCCATTGACGACGCCGACAGAAGCCAGCTTTCCGAGTCAGCCCTCAGCTATGGAGAACACTGCCGCCAGAAATCTTACAAACGGCGCTGCAGTTGTGACTGGCAGTGGGGCCACAGAAATCCCTGCCTTCTTCGCCCCGCGGTTCGATTacgagggcagcagcagcacgggtGCTGcaagcggcgtcgccgctgcggtcgTGGCTGCCACAggtgaggcggcagcggggctTATCACAGCGGAGCATGCAGTAGTGCAAGCGTACCGTGACTCCCTGTACAGCGGCACGTGTATCCTGGCACTATGTGTGCCCTCTGCTCCTACCTCCGTAGtcaccacctctgctgcttcaccgCCGTCAGTCGCTTTGCGCCGACACCTCCTGCGTGAGAAGCAAggggctggcgctgcgtcaAATGTGGCGGCCTGCGGTCCCACGTTATTGCTGGTCAGTAGTAACCGCCAGGTGCTCTGTCGTGTCGCTCTCGACGCCACCGACGGTGTGTTTGCTAGCgactcgctgcagctgcgccaagACGCTGCTCAGCCGCAGTACCTCACCTTCTTCGACGCCGGCTGCACTGGTGCCCGCCGAAAGAGTTCCTCTCAGAGGTCTGCAGGAggtgggggcagcagcaggtgctggTGGACGTGTATGTTTCCAGATCGCGACAAAGCGAGCCGTTTTCTTGTCTCGATCTACACTGTCGCGCAGtacgcggcggtgctggctAATCGTGAAGGCACCACGTCGGCGCCTGTTTCATccgtgcgcacgctgccCGCTCCACCGCTTTCCAAAACTAACAAGGCCGAGGCCGCGGCAATGGGTGGAGCACCGGACGTGGTCCGCCCAGACGTGCCAGCGACCATCTGCTGGCAAACGTGGGCGCTATGTCGCGTCAGCCAGCAGTCCCTCTACTGTCTTCCAGGCAGCTGCATTGAATCAGTACTACCGTCGACACCACGAGCTGTGGCGGCCACAGATGGGACGCTCTGggatgcggcggcagcagcgctagtGGGCATGCAAGCGGGTGAGTCACGACTCGTCTTCTTGACGCCAGAAGAAACGCGCATGCGGCAGCCGACATCGCGAGCCGACTCACACCGGTCGGACCGTCCTGGCAGAGGCGCGCTCCAACGCCCTCTCGACACCCCGGCAGTGATGTACATGACGTGTCTGGAGGTCACCTCATCCCCAATTGGCGCACCGAGGCCATCGACTCCGGCTGCTGCTAGTGACttggcaccgctgcttccgcACCCTACCCCTCCCGcacctgccactgccaccgcggGGGAACAGCCACCgcttgcagcagcgccgtcgcaaGTGCCTGGCACTGCCAACGCGCAGTCCACGGAcgtgctgctccagcagctcctcctccacttactgcagcagcagccacatGAGCCGCTACCGAACGCCCACACATCACACCAGGGGCCATCACACGGCTGGGGGGACATGGAGCGCGCACTGACTCGcgtgcaggtgcagctcGGCTCCCTTTACGAAAAGATCGACCGCCTTGACATTGAAGCAAAACTACAGCACAACAACACGGAGTTGGAGCGTGTCATGCGGAGGGTGGTCGGGCTGGCGCCGCAGGAGGAGGTCGCCGTCGAGGATTCCCTGAAAGACCGGGAGAAGCTTCTTGCCAGCATCGAGCTCTACCGCCACAAGTACGAGGAGGCGAACGCAAGCTACCAACGagcgctggaggcgatgggCCGCTCGTCCGACCGCGCTCAGGCGTTGGAGAAGGACCTGCACCTGCAGCAAGACCTATGGGCTCAGCAGcggaaggaagaggcggagcagATGCGTTTGCGGCTGGTGGAGCGTGATGTGCGACATCGCGAAGAGCTGGAGCGTGTGAGCATGGAGCGGTACGCCGCGGGCAGGTCGGACGGTCACGCCGCAGGCTACCGAGAAGGCCGTcaagcgacgctgctggaggtggaagacagcggcgctaacggcggtggtgggtcGGTAGTGGCGCAGTGGCGAGCGAAGCTAATGGCACAGAGCCAGGAGGTCATTGCGCTGCAGACAGCCTTGCAGGATGCCAAGCTCCGCCACGAGCGCGATCGACGCCAGCTGCGTGCGGAGATCGACGTCTTGTCAGAGCTGAACGAGAaactgcagcaccttcaaGTCAACGCTGACGTTCGTGTACCAGAGGAgacggcacagcagcagtgcaagCGCGTCAAACGAACACTAAACGCCGTGTACAGCCAGGTGGAGGGGCAACTGCTACagctttcctctctccagcGGCGCGCACGAGCTGGGGACCCACAATCATCGCGGACAGTGGACGAGGGTGCGTATGTCGAGGGAGCACGTGAGGCATGGAGcaccgacggcagcggcagcggcgacttGGTTGCCATGGATGATGTCTTGGCCATCATTATGGAAGCTATTCGATCTGAGGCGcagacggtggtggcgcagatCCGCTCCGATGAGGCGCAGCGGACGACCAAGAACGCTGAGCTGCGAGCACTgacggtggcgcggcgcagcgggcagCAACCAAGTCCGGCATCTTCTCACGGGTACCCGCCCTCCGCATCCTCCGCTCTCCTGGTGAGGTACggggtggaagaggaagtACGTGGGCCTTGGGTAGAGCACAGTACCGCAGAGAAACACGCGTCGACGAccccgccgccatcaccgctTCCACCGGTGCACACGACCGCATCGCAGGACGCGCtcgcagccgtggcggcggctctACTGCCGAAGGTGGCTCAAGCGGCATCCATGAAGGCGagcgcagcagaggccgCAGAAGTCACATACCGTGGCGACGGCCGCGTCTGTGAGGACACCGCAGTCAACCAGGCAGCAGTTTCGCCAGTAACTGTTGAAGAGCCGCTTTGCTCCGAGACAGGTGCGacagggggtggtggtgaaaaTGGAGATGCAGACCCAGTCGCGCGTCAGTCCTGCAatgcacccacccacactgATCTCGACGCTACTGCGGCTTCCTCAGCGGTCTCTTCCTCGGCCTATGAGCGGAGGGTGGAGTTTGCTGACGTGGGCGATGGTGAAGCACTGCGCTCGAATGTCGCTGACAATACCGATGGTCACCAtgccttttcttcttccgtcctcgccgctgctgatgatgctgccgccgcgtggGCTCCAGGGGGTCTTTGTTCGAGTCCCGGCATAGCTGAAAAGGCGCAACCAGTCCCCACGTCACACCCCACTGTAGCTactaccgccaccacctcaaGTGCTCCAAcgtgggtgggtgtcgaCAGCCCGTGCATGATGCATCGGGCGCACGACACACtagaggaggtgcgcgcgGTGGACATCGCGAGCGCTCACACCTCACGGCATTCGGGGACTTCTttatcgtcgtcgtcttcgtcgtctACGTCTGCGAAGTCGAGCCGCATGGCCACTCGACTTTCGGGGGACGCTCGagcttcgccgccaccgccgccctttGTTCCCCCGCCTGGGAACGAggatgatgatggtgggCACCATGGCGGCGAGGCCATTGGCGACAGTCCTTCTGGTAGCATGACAGCACCTGGCTGCACTCACGAACCGTGGACAGGGTCGCCCTAG
- a CDS encoding adenylate kinase, putative (TriTrypDB/GeneDB-style sysID: LpmP.13.1220), which yields MPPISVFLSYVDSFVGKRLLRQFQQSPSLYHVYGCTWDTAAAVQLNTAASPAQQKQAAKACAAGGGAAGAAAIPVGVEEEKNVLEESCTTRMPGDSACAHMDLPPEGSGVLGAADSDPAAGGVLVTGARTNDNDTPLTSCDAGTFFSRLDSVAVRAALLACDWIVLELRQAQTVLEVVQFLQRQPSYPQPKRLVLLSSLMTWYATPSLEEEQNAAGDGDDEDDGPGADDEDDVETPYPPPPPRFLERIVATAQDRSRHAVVDAMRGDKTTARDEGNGSDGGENDDEEGGGDGNRPSGTDGGAAVASDASAEVLTEDQYNRRVPHLQYLNWRDAEKAVAAAHHAKGLPLDTFVICGGLPYGGEEDLLEPLFRLAWSAESEKKQDEHAATPATLPIFGSGRQRVPLVHVQDLACFVRKLLCCPADALPFPERRYLFATDGSNQNSWQDIVSAVNRMFGGRCAMHPVAPASYPLYRDVEHFTIDLRVEPETMRIIMERTEDAEEVAVPLDSAASEQQLLPLPNTWIAEGGIRRHLCATADEFTAARHVQPHRIAIVGPPLVGKTYLATRVAHYYRLPCVSLDSVVLDYTNALKELRSRVESTKAAVREAERARRLGLKRRRLLAQQQREWDAQAERGDVTLVGARGRVAPPGDNQQEAVDAADLASRGSYHLPGSTVNRASSYSGPGDAPTEAGPGTLVASVAIHNDDEAFATDLALTQTEEEELNAFVSEWWAVQPQVHAWTSKIAEMERVMLLRLHPRPPTPEANPKKKAAAAGGSANAKKKTNKDAQKTREEEEEELLQLKAALQHAPFQPRAQALMLRWRLAQPDCRVQGFVLDGVPMTLELARLVFGDSEDAQLQLPLTEEEALRPCYANEGDAAAIAGTGAVDDGHDDKEAGAAEAAPPKELASDACLPNHVVVLQASNTYLLNRLMAMGAASEEGAVTACGNNDATRAVDIEAFHHALQAYKREYVDRPYSVLSYWENAVATAAPLLSTGSTTGAERRAEVHLVSIEGNEPLVPPMPPTSAYAPPQLSCTEQLLEQVILGCPHNFGKNLEEIQREAVRQRCLLAEEEDAYAQQVATQAAAESLECAKEAEARSAAAERLLELKKADVAELEARKLPIANYLQERVLPLLHKGLLEVCARRPADPVDYLAEWLIRNNPHDDIFCDL from the coding sequence atgccaCCCATCTCTGTGTTCCTGTCCTACGTGGACTCCTTTGTCGGCAAGCGCCTGCTGCGTCAGTTTCAGCAGTCCCCATCGCTCTACCACGTATACGGCTGCACGTGGGATACGGCCGCCGCAGTGCAGCTCAACACCGCTGCGTCGCCTGCCCAGCAGAAGCAAGCGGCGAAGGCAtgcgccgctggtggtggcgccgccggcgcagcagcgattCCGGTTGGCgtcgaggaagagaagaacgtCTTGGAGGAGAGCTGCACCACCCGGATGCCCGGTGATAGTGCCTGTGCCCACATGGATCTGCCCCCAGAGGGGTCTGGAGTACTCGGAGCTGCAGACAGCGACCCGGCTGCGGGAGGAGTGCTTGTTACCGGGGCTCGCACCAATGACAACGACACGCCGCTCACATCGTGTGATGCCGGTACGTTTTTTTCACGCCTCGACTCCGTGGCCgtgcgtgctgcactgctCGCATGTGACTGGATCgtgctggagctgcggcaggctCAAACAGTGCTTGAGGTGGTGCAGTTCCTGCAGAGGCAGCCCTCCTATCCGCAACCAAAGCGCCTCGTCCTGCTCTCCAGCCTCATGACGTGGTACGCCACACCGTCGCtggaagaagagcagaatgctgctggcgacggagatgacgaggacgacggccCTGGCGCggatgacgaggacgacgtcgAGACTCcgtacccccctcctccgccacgtTTCCTGGAGCGCATTGTTGCGACGGCGCAGGATCGATCTCGGCACGCCGTAGTGGACGCGATGCGTGGCGACAAAACCACAGCCAGGGATGAGGGCAACGGTAGCGACGGCGGAGAAAAcgacgatgaggaggggggtggtgatgGCAATCGTCCCTCCGGCAcggatggcggcgccgccgtcgcatcTGACGCTAGCGCAGAGGTGTTGACGGAGGATCAGTACAACCGTCGTGTACCGCATCTGCAGTATCTGAACTGGCGCGATGCCGAGAAGGcggtcgcagcagcacatcacgCGAAGGGCCTACCGTTGGACACCTTTGTTATTTGCGGAGGCCTTCCCTACGGAGGCGAGGAAGACCTACTCGAACCTCTCTTCCGCCTGGCCTGGTCTGCCGAGTCAGAGAAGAAGCAAGACGAGCACGCGGCAACCCCAGCGACACTGCCGATTTTCGGCAGTGGCCGGCAGCGCGTTCCACTTGTACACGTGCAGGATCTTGCCTGCTTTGTGCGCAAACTGCTCTGCTGCCCCGCTGACGCCCTGCCGTTCCCTGAGCGGCGCTACCTCTTCGCCACCGACGGGAGCAACCAAAACTCTTGGCAGGACATCGTCTCCGCCGTGAACCGCATGTTTGGTGGGCGGTGTGCCATGCACCCCGTCGCGCCAGCATCGTACCCACTGTACCGAGATGTGGAACACTTCACTATCGACCTGCGTGTCGAGCCGGAGACAATGCGAATCATCATGGAGCGCACCGAGGATGCCGAGGAGGTGGCCGTGCCGCTCGACTCGGCCGCCTCCGagcaacagctgctgccgctaccgAACACATGGATTGCAGAGGGTGGCATTCGTCGCCATCTTTGCGCCACGGCAGACGAGTTCACCGCCGCCCGCCACGTCCAACCGCATCGCATCGCCATTGTTGGGCCCCCGCTAGTTGGAAAGACGTACCTCGCTACGCGCGTGGCGCACTACTACCGCCTGCCGTGCGTATCGCTGGACTCGGTCGTGCTCGACTACACGAACGCCTTGAAGGAACTTCGCTCACGCGTGGAGTCAACGAAGGCCGCAGTGCGAGAAGCCGAGCGGGCACGCCGCCTCGGGCtgaagcggcggcgcctgctggcgcagcagcaacgcgaGTGGGATGCCCAGGCTGAACGTGGCGATGTCACCCTAGTAGGTGCTCGTGGAAGAGTGGCGCCTCCGGGCGACAACCAGCAGGAGGCAGTTGACGCCGCAGACCTGGCGAGTCGTGGCAGCTACCACCTACCCGGCAGCACTGTAAATCGCGCAAGCAGCTACAGTGGACCAGGGGACGCGCCGACAGAAGCTGGCCCAGGTACCCTTGTAGCCTCGGTAGCGATCcacaacgacgacgaagcCTTTGCAACCGATCTGGCCCTTACCCAgacggaggaagaagagctcAACGCGTTTGTGTCGGAGTGGTGGGCAGTGCAGCCGCAGGTACACGCGTGGACTAGCAAGATTGCGGAGATGGAACGCGTGATGTTGCTCCGGCTGCACCCACGGCCACCGACGCCAGAGGCAAACCCGAAGAAgaaagccgccgccgctggtgggaGCGCCaacgcgaagaagaagacaaACAAGGATGCGCAGAAGACgcgggaggaagaggaggaggagcttcTGCAGCTCAAAGCTGCTCTGCAGCATGCGCCGTTCCAACCCCGCGCCCAGGCCCTtatgctgcgctggcgcctTGCCCAGCCGGATTGCCGGGTGCAGGGTTTCGTGTTGGATGGGGTGCCGATGACGTTGGAGTTGGCGCGGCTCGTGTTTGGCGACAGCGAGGAtgcgcagctccagctgccgctgacggaggaagaggcgcttCGGCCGTGCTACGCCAACGAGGGCGATGCCGCTGCAATCGCTGGTACTGGTGCTGTAGACGACGGCCACGACGACAAAGAagctggcgctgcggaggcggcgccgccaaaGGAGCTGGCAAGCGATGCATGCCTGCCAAATCACGTCGTTGTGCTCCAAGCGTCGAACACGTACCTGCTGAACCGCCTTATGGCGATGGGGGCAGCGTCGGAGGAGGGCGCTGTGACGGCCTGCGGCAACAACGACGCCACACGCGCCGTCGACATTGAAGCCTTCCACCACGCTCTCCAGGCATACAAGCGAGAGTACGTTGACAGGCCGTACTCGGTGCTGAGCTACTGGGAGAATGCGgttgccactgccgcgcctCTGCTGAGCACTGGCAGCACTACGGGCGCGGAACGGCGCGCCGAGGTGCACTTGGTGTCCATCGAGGGCAACGAGCCTCTTGTGCCACCGATGCCGCCCACGTCCGCGTAtgcaccaccgcagctcAGCTGcacggagcagctgctcgagcaaGTTATTCTCGGATGTCCTCATAATTTTGGCAAGAACCTGGAGGAGATCCAGCGCGAGGCTGTGCGGCAGCGTTGTCTTttggccgaggaggaggacgcctACGCTCAGCAGGTGGCGACCCAGGCGGCTGCCGAATCCCTGGAGTGCGCGAAGGAAGCTGAGGCTCGCTCAGCAGCCGCGGAGCGACTTCTTGAGCTGAAGAAGGCGgacgtggcggagctggaggcgcgCAAGCTGCCGATAGCGAACTACCTGCAGGAGCGCGTGCTACCCCTCCTGCACAAGGGTCTTTTGGAGGTATGTGCAAGGCGGCCAGCGGACCCGGTGGATTACCTGGCGGAGTGGCTCATTCGCAACAACCCACACGATGACATCTTCTGCGATCTCTGA